From a region of the Mycobacteroides saopaulense genome:
- a CDS encoding alpha/beta fold hydrolase yields MPLANINGIQISYDDRGPLALGASGDPVVFISGRGGAGRSWHLHQVPAFRAAGYRTITFNNRGIPPTTESADGFTLQDMVNDTAALIEDLGAAPARLVGFSMGALIAQELTLTRPDLVTAAVFMGTRGREDSTRSFFRKAELELSASGVAVPPAYQAAMRLLLNFSPKTLNNDAAIKDWIDMFTLWPEPTSGGIDHQRSAIPAPDRPGAYAEISVPSLVIGFTDDMTLPPYLGKEVADAIPGGKYVEIADAGHLGFIERPDEVNRVILEFFASTAQTV; encoded by the coding sequence GTGCCTCTCGCGAACATCAACGGCATCCAGATCAGTTACGACGATCGTGGACCCCTGGCGCTCGGTGCCTCGGGCGATCCCGTCGTCTTCATCTCCGGGCGCGGTGGCGCGGGGCGCAGTTGGCACCTGCATCAGGTGCCGGCATTCCGCGCTGCGGGGTATCGCACCATCACCTTCAACAACCGGGGGATACCGCCTACCACCGAGTCGGCGGACGGATTCACGCTGCAAGACATGGTGAACGACACCGCGGCTCTCATCGAGGATCTCGGTGCTGCCCCTGCGCGGTTGGTCGGGTTCTCGATGGGGGCGCTCATCGCCCAGGAGCTCACGCTCACCCGTCCCGATCTGGTGACCGCCGCGGTGTTCATGGGTACCCGGGGCAGAGAGGACTCCACGCGGTCGTTCTTCCGCAAGGCCGAGCTCGAACTGTCCGCGTCGGGTGTCGCGGTGCCGCCGGCATACCAGGCGGCCATGCGCCTGCTGTTGAACTTCTCGCCCAAGACCCTCAACAACGATGCCGCGATCAAGGACTGGATCGACATGTTCACGCTGTGGCCCGAGCCGACCTCGGGTGGCATCGATCACCAGCGCAGCGCGATACCCGCTCCCGACCGGCCCGGCGCCTACGCGGAGATCAGCGTTCCGTCGCTGGTCATCGGGTTCACCGACGATATGACCCTGCCGCCCTACCTGGGCAAGGAGGTGGCCGACGCGATCCCCGGCGGCAAGTACGTCGAGATCGCCGATGCCGGACATCTGGGCTTCATCGAGCGTCCCGACGAGGTCAACCGCGTGATCCTGGAGTTCTTTGCGAGCACCGCGCAGACGGTATGA
- a CDS encoding o-succinylbenzoate synthase translates to MELPAVDDVLDRLHVVALPMRVRFRGITVREVALIDGPAGWGEFGAFPEYQPPEASVWLAAAIEAAYTELPAPIRTRIPVNATVPAVAAADVPGVLARFPGARTAKVKVAEPGQALDEDIARVEAVRAQIPTVRVDANGGWTVEQAVRALTALTRDGALEYAEQPCATVEELAQLRRRLPDVPIAADESIRRASDPLRVAQARAADIAVLKVAPLGGVRALLDIAERIGMPVVVSSALDSAVGIGIGLRAAAALPGLEHACGLGTGGFFVEDVAQTLSPVDGYLPVASLAPDPARLTALAAPADRRDWWRRRVADCYSRLNR, encoded by the coding sequence GTGGAGCTACCCGCGGTGGACGATGTGCTCGACCGGCTGCACGTTGTCGCCTTGCCCATGCGGGTGCGATTTCGCGGCATCACCGTCCGTGAGGTGGCGCTGATCGACGGCCCGGCAGGGTGGGGTGAGTTCGGTGCCTTCCCCGAGTATCAGCCGCCCGAGGCATCCGTCTGGTTGGCCGCTGCCATCGAGGCCGCCTACACGGAGCTGCCCGCGCCGATACGCACGCGAATCCCGGTCAACGCGACGGTGCCCGCGGTCGCGGCCGCGGACGTTCCCGGAGTGCTGGCCCGCTTCCCGGGGGCACGGACCGCCAAGGTCAAGGTGGCAGAACCAGGGCAGGCGCTCGATGAGGACATCGCGCGCGTGGAAGCGGTACGCGCGCAGATCCCTACCGTGCGCGTCGATGCCAATGGAGGCTGGACCGTCGAGCAGGCGGTTCGGGCACTGACCGCGTTGACCCGCGACGGCGCTCTGGAGTACGCCGAACAACCCTGTGCCACCGTGGAGGAACTGGCGCAGCTGCGCCGTCGGCTTCCTGACGTACCGATTGCCGCAGACGAAAGTATCAGGCGCGCAAGCGATCCGTTGCGCGTCGCGCAGGCACGGGCGGCCGATATCGCGGTGCTCAAGGTCGCGCCCCTGGGCGGTGTGCGGGCGCTGCTGGATATCGCCGAGCGCATCGGCATGCCCGTGGTGGTCTCCAGTGCACTGGACAGTGCGGTGGGTATAGGAATCGGCTTGCGCGCGGCGGCGGCGTTGCCGGGGTTGGAGCACGCCTGCGGTTTGGGGACCGGCGGCTTCTTTGTCGAGGACGTCGCCCAGACCTTGTCTCCCGTCGACGGCTACCTCCCGGTGGCGTCGTTGGCGCCCGATCCGGCTCGGCTCACCGCGCTCGCCGCGCCCGCTGACAGGCGCGATTGGTGGCGACGCCGAGTGGCCGACTGCTACTCGCGGCTGAACCGGTAG
- a CDS encoding Clp protease N-terminal domain-containing protein, which translates to MPEFSISFDNLIESVRGMHPDGTALDHLSDAMLLSGRLSDHADALIGHFVDQARRSGASWSEIGSSMGVSKQAAQKRFVPSVRMFSRFTDRARRAVVAAAAFALADGTPITVAHLLAGAISDPKGLAALIVTQAGITTEALGIPERTAPDYDAVAPRLPTAEFDGDAQEALEATLHTALRLGHNYIGTEHLLLAILSGHTDVSRKLSELGLNAIVAEEQIARLLGEILQGKTP; encoded by the coding sequence ATGCCCGAGTTCTCCATCTCCTTCGACAACCTGATCGAATCCGTGCGCGGGATGCATCCCGACGGCACGGCCCTGGACCACCTCTCGGATGCGATGCTGCTGTCCGGGCGCCTGTCCGATCACGCCGACGCGCTGATCGGGCACTTCGTGGACCAGGCCCGGCGTTCCGGTGCCTCCTGGAGTGAGATCGGTTCCAGCATGGGCGTCTCCAAGCAGGCCGCGCAGAAGCGCTTCGTGCCGTCGGTGCGGATGTTCTCCCGCTTTACCGACCGGGCCCGACGCGCCGTCGTCGCCGCGGCGGCGTTCGCACTGGCCGACGGCACACCGATCACCGTCGCTCACCTGCTGGCCGGCGCCATCAGCGATCCCAAAGGTCTTGCTGCACTGATCGTTACGCAGGCCGGCATCACGACAGAGGCTCTCGGAATCCCCGAGCGAACAGCACCCGACTACGACGCCGTCGCCCCCAGGTTGCCCACGGCGGAGTTCGACGGCGACGCACAAGAGGCCCTGGAAGCCACGCTGCACACCGCACTTCGGCTGGGCCACAACTACATCGGGACCGAGCATCTGCTGCTGGCCATCCTCTCCGGCCACACCGACGTCTCGCGGAAGCTCTCCGAACTGGGGCTCAACGCGATCGTGGCCGAGGAGCAGATCGCCCGGCTTCTCGGGGAGATCCTGCAGGGTAAGACCCCCTAG
- a CDS encoding nitroreductase/quinone reductase family protein, whose protein sequence is MSVDIKPVPKWLRYFNKVVIGGHKIGLKLPMVVLTVPGAKSGKPRSTPITPFTLDGHRYAVGGVPGSAWIANARKAKEGTLTRGRHTQQVRIVELSPEDSRPVLRAFPVEVPTGVGFIRNAGLVKEGTPDEFEALAGIAAVFRFDPPES, encoded by the coding sequence ATGTCAGTTGACATCAAACCCGTTCCCAAATGGCTCAGGTACTTCAACAAGGTCGTCATCGGCGGGCACAAGATAGGCCTCAAGTTGCCGATGGTGGTGCTGACCGTGCCGGGCGCCAAATCCGGCAAGCCGCGTTCGACTCCGATCACCCCGTTCACGCTCGACGGACATCGCTATGCCGTGGGCGGGGTGCCCGGCTCGGCCTGGATTGCCAATGCCCGCAAGGCCAAAGAGGGCACCTTGACCCGGGGACGCCACACCCAGCAGGTACGCATCGTCGAACTCTCCCCCGAGGACTCACGCCCGGTACTGCGCGCATTTCCCGTCGAGGTGCCTACCGGCGTGGGCTTCATCAGGAATGCCGGGCTGGTCAAGGAGGGCACCCCGGATGAGTTCGAGGCACTCGCCGGGATCGCCGCGGTGTTCCGGTTCGACCCGCCCGAGAGCTAG
- a CDS encoding GGDEF domain-containing protein, producing the protein MILSYVRSTAWMGFLRQWWTEPVPTGWLRAFLHARKLDRTVRNLIGAYALIFAAICVVVQFSDTGPRSTIGRVIVGVCALGSLGWAVRWVVGPWPSLREAVVFVAFADVGIALACWQDSDPLAGLVGTVLFTPVGAYVSFFLGNRLLVAHVAWCAPMIVALSARLFAEGTIGAAMTALVKVTSMLLVVVLIPAVIQFGIAVVRLDALAAQRDPLTGLLNRRGIYGEWQRLYSESTREHLLEGDGVIAAAIVDIDRFKSINDRYGHGTGDRVLVDLANAFTSGAIGASVVGRSGGEEFLVMTVCPAGAVGDFAARLREAVTNSMPAGIEVTASVGVAAQAISRVVSVASREAIDVLTACADRAMYEAKRGGGNQSRIRHPGEESDDQYVWRWGA; encoded by the coding sequence GTGATTCTCTCGTACGTCCGCTCCACCGCGTGGATGGGCTTTCTGCGCCAATGGTGGACCGAGCCGGTGCCTACGGGCTGGCTGCGAGCCTTCTTGCACGCACGCAAGCTCGATCGGACGGTTCGCAACCTCATCGGTGCGTATGCGCTGATATTCGCCGCGATCTGTGTTGTCGTGCAGTTCAGTGACACCGGGCCACGCAGCACGATCGGTCGCGTCATCGTCGGGGTGTGTGCACTCGGGTCGCTCGGGTGGGCGGTGCGCTGGGTAGTCGGACCGTGGCCGTCGCTGCGTGAGGCGGTGGTGTTCGTCGCCTTCGCCGATGTCGGCATCGCGTTGGCCTGCTGGCAGGACTCGGATCCGCTGGCGGGTCTGGTGGGGACCGTGCTGTTCACGCCTGTCGGGGCGTACGTCAGCTTCTTCCTAGGGAACCGGCTATTGGTGGCCCACGTCGCGTGGTGCGCGCCGATGATCGTGGCGCTCTCGGCCCGGCTGTTCGCCGAGGGGACCATCGGTGCGGCGATGACCGCGCTGGTGAAGGTGACCAGCATGCTGCTGGTCGTGGTGTTGATACCCGCGGTGATCCAATTCGGGATCGCCGTGGTGCGTCTGGATGCGCTGGCCGCGCAGCGCGATCCGCTGACCGGGCTACTCAATCGCCGTGGCATCTACGGTGAGTGGCAGCGCCTGTACAGCGAGTCGACGCGAGAACACCTCTTGGAAGGCGACGGGGTGATTGCCGCGGCCATCGTAGATATCGACCGGTTCAAGTCGATCAACGACCGCTACGGCCATGGCACAGGGGACCGGGTACTCGTCGACCTGGCCAATGCGTTCACCTCGGGGGCGATAGGTGCAAGCGTCGTCGGCCGCTCGGGCGGTGAGGAGTTCCTGGTGATGACGGTCTGCCCGGCGGGGGCCGTCGGCGACTTCGCCGCCCGGCTCAGGGAGGCCGTCACAAACTCGATGCCGGCGGGTATCGAGGTGACGGCGAGTGTGGGTGTTGCGGCCCAGGCGATCTCGCGGGTGGTGTCGGTGGCTTCCCGGGAAGCGATCGACGTGCTTACCGCGTGCGCCGACCGTGCGATGTACGAGGCCAAGCGCGGTGGCGGAAACCAATCGCGGATTCGTCATCCGGGTGAAGAGTCCGACGATCAGTACGTGTGGCGCTGGGGCGCCTAG
- a CDS encoding pirin family protein → MSNTETTPTETRCEGGPCPRDGAGRPVVEILTAREVPLGGPRAMTVLRTLPQAQRSLIGAWCFADHYGPHEVSRTGGMDVAPHPHTGLQTVSWLFTGEIEHRDSNGVHAMVRPGELNLMTGGRGICHSEVSTAGTTTLHGVQLWVALPGEARDAARDFQHYAPEVVVVGGVSLRVFLGALAGQVSPVRTATPLLGAELLLEPRSAVRFDIDPGFEHGLLVDTEALELSGTRLSRGELGYVGTGVQQLAVTNPTDEVARAILLGGRPFGEQIVMWWNFVARDHDEIVGFREEWQAESERFGQVEGYRGAVARLPAPPLPTARMVPRRNAPTANPGIATS, encoded by the coding sequence ATGAGCAACACCGAGACCACCCCGACGGAAACCCGCTGTGAGGGTGGCCCCTGCCCACGGGACGGCGCCGGACGTCCGGTGGTCGAAATACTCACTGCCCGAGAGGTTCCGCTCGGCGGACCGCGTGCGATGACGGTGCTGCGGACCTTGCCCCAGGCCCAGCGATCCCTAATCGGCGCCTGGTGTTTTGCCGACCACTACGGACCCCACGAGGTCAGCCGGACCGGTGGCATGGATGTCGCGCCCCACCCGCATACCGGCCTGCAGACGGTGAGCTGGCTGTTCACCGGAGAGATCGAGCATCGCGATAGCAACGGGGTGCACGCAATGGTGCGTCCGGGGGAGCTCAATCTGATGACCGGTGGCCGCGGTATCTGTCATTCGGAGGTGTCGACGGCCGGCACTACCACGCTGCACGGCGTGCAGCTATGGGTAGCTCTGCCCGGCGAAGCGCGGGACGCGGCACGAGACTTCCAGCACTACGCGCCCGAGGTCGTCGTCGTGGGTGGGGTGAGCCTGCGGGTGTTCTTGGGTGCGTTGGCAGGGCAGGTATCGCCGGTGCGTACCGCCACCCCGTTGCTGGGTGCGGAGCTGTTGCTAGAGCCGCGCAGCGCGGTGCGTTTCGACATCGATCCAGGGTTCGAGCACGGGCTCTTGGTAGACACCGAGGCCCTTGAGTTGTCGGGCACCCGGCTGTCGCGTGGGGAGCTCGGATACGTCGGCACGGGGGTGCAGCAGCTCGCCGTGACGAATCCCACGGATGAGGTGGCGCGCGCGATCCTGTTGGGCGGCAGGCCGTTCGGCGAACAGATCGTGATGTGGTGGAACTTCGTCGCTCGTGACCACGACGAGATCGTGGGGTTCCGCGAGGAATGGCAGGCCGAGTCGGAACGCTTCGGGCAGGTGGAAGGTTACCGGGGTGCGGTGGCCCGACTGCCCGCGCCGCCGTTGCCGACGGCGCGGATGGTGCCGAGACGTAATGCCCCGACCGCCAATCCGGGCATCGCGACATCGTGA